One segment of Sandaracinaceae bacterium DNA contains the following:
- a CDS encoding serine/threonine-protein kinase — protein MSPTRVTSSRTYQHVLPLAEGGMGRVELAMRSESGFERLYAVKRLHPQLREDESFRTMFLDEARVAGLLRHSNVVSVLDVGEDEEGPYLVMDYVEGLTLSMLLKFHARTRQYMPMQLALRIAEQIALGLHAAHDLRDSEGRPMELVHRDVSPQNVLVGFDGVVRVMDFGIAKAIGRGTQTSTGVLKGKLSYMSPEQLRFEEATRASDLFAFGLVLVELVAGRHPYPGEGMVRARHILNDPQPDLGELRPRCPPELVQLSFELLAPEPGQRPESAALVAERLRELIADSAAVEGPLPVDDYMRRVHGGHQQERREEITTAVRAMRSQVRRGRISRRRTLAVGAVAALALMGGSAAGFGWAMRALGSESSPSAAPKAHAASTTPEPVADTGPVESEVDEAPGSEAAPAEEAPAERAADTDAERPRSRRGRASRRRGRTQRGGPPIWDWSGER, from the coding sequence ATGTCTCCGACACGCGTGACGTCTTCGCGTACCTACCAGCATGTCCTCCCGTTGGCCGAGGGGGGCATGGGCCGAGTGGAGCTGGCCATGCGGTCCGAGTCGGGCTTCGAGCGCCTGTACGCGGTGAAGCGGCTGCATCCGCAGCTGCGGGAGGACGAGTCGTTCCGCACGATGTTCCTCGACGAGGCGCGCGTCGCCGGGCTGCTGCGTCACTCCAACGTCGTGAGCGTGCTCGACGTCGGCGAGGACGAGGAGGGTCCCTACCTCGTCATGGACTACGTGGAGGGGCTCACGCTCAGCATGCTCCTGAAGTTCCACGCGCGGACGCGCCAGTACATGCCCATGCAGCTCGCGCTGCGCATCGCAGAGCAGATCGCGCTCGGCCTGCACGCCGCGCACGATCTCCGGGACTCCGAAGGCAGGCCGATGGAGCTCGTGCACCGCGACGTCTCCCCGCAGAACGTGCTCGTCGGCTTCGACGGCGTCGTCCGCGTGATGGACTTCGGCATCGCCAAGGCGATCGGCCGCGGCACCCAGACCTCGACGGGGGTGCTCAAAGGCAAGCTGAGCTACATGTCGCCCGAGCAGCTGCGCTTCGAGGAGGCGACGCGCGCGTCGGATCTGTTCGCGTTCGGGCTCGTGCTCGTGGAGCTCGTGGCGGGACGTCACCCCTACCCCGGCGAGGGCATGGTGCGGGCGCGTCACATCCTGAACGACCCGCAGCCCGACCTCGGCGAGCTGCGCCCGCGCTGCCCTCCCGAGCTGGTGCAGCTCTCGTTCGAGCTGCTGGCTCCCGAGCCAGGGCAGCGCCCGGAGAGCGCCGCGCTGGTGGCCGAGCGGCTGCGAGAGTTGATCGCGGACAGCGCGGCGGTCGAAGGGCCGCTCCCGGTCGACGACTACATGCGCCGCGTCCACGGCGGACACCAGCAAGAGCGTCGGGAGGAGATCACCACCGCCGTGCGCGCGATGCGCTCGCAGGTCCGCCGCGGCCGAATCTCGCGGCGCCGCACGCTCGCGGTCGGCGCGGTGGCGGCGCTCGCCCTGATGGGTGGGAGCGCGGCCGGCTTCGGCTGGGCGATGCGCGCGCTCGGCTCGGAGAGCTCCCCCTCCGCCGCCCCCAAAGCGCACGCGGCGTCCACGACGCCGGAGCCGGTGGCCGACACGGGCCCGGTGGAGAGCGAGGTCGACGAGGCGCCCGGGTCGGAAGCGGCGCCGGCCGAAGAGGCGCCCGCCGAGCGCGCAGCGGACACCGACGCGGAGCGGCCGCGCTCGAGGAGAGGCCGAGCTTCGCGACGCCGCGGCCGGACACAACGAGGAGGACCCCCGATATGGGACTGGTCAGGCGAGCGCTGA